Proteins encoded together in one Drosophila albomicans strain 15112-1751.03 chromosome 2R, ASM965048v2, whole genome shotgun sequence window:
- the LOC117574800 gene encoding uncharacterized protein LOC117574800 isoform X2 — protein MKRFACLNLRSVGLSIACLDALIAVCVLSLSSYHLYYDFMDLTQWQQAEVQITSPFGTFVATLVDYVLVHEFSQAFYMILTVTVWVKALINLIVACILVDGIKQRRLVCIAPWLINACASMVVEVAVFVSLELKIDEVDASIDRRIARSVLFGVFTVLNALFAYGIYALYRMLKTSTNENRALQESIVETSESKLI, from the exons ATGAAACGCTTTGCCTGTTTGAATCTGCGCTCCGTTGGCTTAAGCATAGCCTGTTTGGATGCCCTAATCGCAGTTTGCGTCCTGAGCCTCTCCAGTTATCATTTGTACTATGATTTCATGGACTTGACGCAATGGCAGCAAGCCGAAGTGCAGATTACGAGTCCTTTTGGCACATTTGTCGCTACGTTGG TGGACTATGTGCTAGTGCACGAATTTAGTCAGGCTTTCTATATGATACTAACTGTGACTGTGTGGGTCAAAGCATTGATAAATCTGATTGTGGCATGCATTCTAGTCGATGGCATTAAACAG CGACGACTCGTCTGCATTGCCCCCTGGTTGATCAATGCGTGTGCCTCAATGGTCGTTGAGGTTGCCGTCTTCGTATCCTTGGAGCTGAAGATTGACGAAGTGGATGCCTCTATAGACCGACGCATAGCACGCAGTGTTCTGTTTGGCGTTTTTACAG TACTAAATGCGCTCTTTGCCTATGGAATTTATGCGCTTTATCGCATGCTGAAGACCTCGACAAACGAGAATCGTGCGCTGCAGGAGAGCATTGTGGAGACGTCGG AAAGCAAACTTATTTAG
- the LOC117576788 gene encoding angiopoietin-related protein 1-like → MIQYEEKVDELQNEKIANENCEKYYDNLLIEHGKLKRLVKDLETNNTDLDSKYNQQTTENKNLISSKTQLSDKLTDCLTTLKQKSVVIPCDKLSCPAFGNYSATHVVNIENGQSFKIPCNSDESNLVWSVIERRLDQSLDLDRRWIEYREGFGDFQKEFFIGLEKLHLMTKQQPHQLLIRLRVGREMKFAKYSHFEIAGEDENYAIRSLGEFSGDAGDGMRESEGKSFSTFDRDNDLHFKSNCAQVSKGGWWFDDCGTTNLNYQHSMKLVRWNNHMGSHTPIEMLIRPT, encoded by the exons atGATCCAATATGAAGAAAAAGTTGATGAACtccaaaacgaaaaaatcgCAAACGAAAATTGTGAGAAATATTATGATAACTTACTAATAGAGCATGGTAAACTCAAACGCCTTGTTAAAGATTTAGAGACTAACAACACTGATCTGGACTCCAAATACAATCAACAAActacagaaaacaaaaacttaatttcAAGTAAAACTCAATTATCAGATAAACTCACGGACTGCCTGACGACTTTAAAGCAAAAGAGCGTTGTTATTCCATGTGATAAATTAAGCTGTCCCGCATTTGGCAACTATAGCGCTACACATGTTGTTAATATCGAAAATGGacaatcatttaaaataccctgtaattcgGATGAAAGCAATTTAGTTTGGTCCGTAATTGAACGTCGCTTGGATCAGTCACTTGACCTCGACCGCCGATGGATTGAATATCGCGAAGGATTCGGCGACTTTCAAAAGGAGTTCTTTATTGGCTTGGAGAAACTGCATCTCATGACGAAACAACAACCTCACCAGCTCCTCATTCGATTGAGAGTAGGACGCGAAATGAAGTTTGCTAAATATAGTCACTTTGAAATTGCAGGTGAAGATGAAAACTATGCCATACGATCTCTAGGCGAATTCAGTGGCGATGCTGGCGACGGAAtgcgagagagtgagggaaAAAGTTTCAGCACCTTCGATAGAGATAATGATTTGCACTTTAAAAGTAATTGTGCCCAGGTTTCTAAAGGCGGCTGGTGGTTTGATGATTGTGGTACTAC AAATCTCAATTACCAACATAGTATGAAACTGGTGCGCTGGAACAATCACATGGGTTCTCACACGCCTATCGAAATGTTGATACGCCCAACGTAA
- the LOC117576789 gene encoding organic cation transporter protein, producing MDFDQILAKCGDFNRYQFMILALFGFINIIVSMHYFTQTVISFVPDHWCYHEKLVNMTYKEIADIYSKFDNPSCTRLADIDGPNVTVSTQECERWIYNYDFGYRSMNTELNWVCDSAYKARIGQSLFFIGSVVGTLFYGLLSDKIGRVPALILSNFCGFAGDFSTIFTKSVATFTLCRFISGLAADTNFYLMYIIVLEYIRPSMRTLGLNMAVGLFYCLGLVFTPWLAVWAGHWQIYLACTSLPILLVVLYYFVVQESAQWLVTRNDIDGAIMRLKRVARFNGCHVTQADFDEFRRHCQMTREMQGGDDKKHATLLDMFKTPRMRKNTLILFFKSMVITLCYDAVSRNVEGMGISPFIMFSLSALAVLPSSILLVLLQDRIGRKGMASGSLLVGGIFTVAAGIAIAYQQHSHNAILLACLTIAVRFGVAISYESGSQYATELIPTCVRGQGVAAVHVAGFAASFLAPYILWLGTFFKAAPSIILGVLFFAGSFVCLLLPETLNRSLPTTIEEGEVFGKGERMFDFPCLQHHDDDDSDSEMEKYKRKHSLIDAKQQVESGNYNKRKQSLIDADREEQALKDAKH from the exons ATGGATTTCGATCAAATTCTTGCCAAATGTGGCGACTTCAATCGCTATCAGTTTATGATACTCGCCCTTTTTGGTTTTATCAATATCATCGTATCGATg CATTACTTTACGCAAACAGTGATCAGTTTTGTACCAGATCATTGGTGCTATCATGAGAAGTTAGTGAATATGACATATAAAGAAATAGCCGATATCTATTCCAAATTTGACAATCCTTCGTGCACACGTCTCGCTGACATCGATGGACCAAATGTAACGGTCAGCACACAGGAGTGCGAAAGATGGATATACAACTATGATTTCGGCTACAGAAGCATGAATACTGAG TTGAACTGGGTCTGTGACTCAGCGTATAAGGCACGCATCGGACAATCCCTGTTCTTTATTGGCTCCGTTGTCGGTACATTGTTCTATGGACTGCTTTCCGATAAAATTGGACGTGTTCCAGCGCTGATATTGTCGAATTTCTGCGGCTTCGCTGGCGATTTCTCGACGATCTTCACCAAAAGTGTGGCCACCTTCACACTCTGCCGCTTCATCTCGGGCCTGGCTGCCGATACAAACTTCTATCTCATGTACATTATAG TTCTCGAATACATTCGGCCCAGCATGCGCACTCTGGGCCTGAACATGGCCGTGGGTCTCTTCTATTGTCTCGGACTGGTGTTTACGCCCTGGCTGGCTGTTTGGGCCGGACATTGGCAGATCTATTTGGCCTGCACATCGCTGCCCATTTTGCTGGTGGTGCTCTACTATTTTGTGGTGCAGGAGAGCGCTCAGTGGCTGGTGACGCGCAACGACATTGATGGCGCGATTATGCGATTGAAGCGTGTCGCACGCTTCAATGGCTGCCATGTGACGCAGGCGGACTTCGATGAGTTCCGTCGTCATTGTCAGATGACGCGTGAGATGCAGGGTGGCGATGATAAAAAGCATGCTACGTTGTTGGACATGTTTAAAACTCCGCGCATGCGCAAAAACACCCTCATTCTATTCTTTAAATC CATGGTGATTACTCTGTGCTACGATGCCGTGTCGCGTAATGTGGAGGGCATGGGCATCTCACCGTTCATTATGTTCTCACTGAGCGCCTTGGCCGTGCTGCCATCGAGCATTTTGCTCGTCCTACTCCAAGATCGCATCGGACGCAAGGGCATGGCCTCGGGTTCACTGTTGGTGGGCGGTATATTCACAGTAGCCGCTGGCATTGCCATCGCCTATCAGCAGCACAGTCACAATGCCATACTGCTCGCATGTCTGACGATTGCCGTGCGCTTCGGTGTGGCCATTTCCTATGAGTCTGGCTCGCAATATGCCACCGAACTGATACCCACATGTGTGCGTGGCCAGGGCGTGGCGGCGGTGCATGTGGCCGGCTTTGCGGCCTCCTTTTTGGCACCCTACATCCTCTGGCTGGGCACGTTCTTCAAGGCAGCGCCCTCAATCATACTGGGCGTGCTCTTCTTTGCCGGCTCCTTcgtttgcctgctgctgcccgAAACGCTAAACAG GAGTCTACCAACCACCATTGAAGAGGGTGAGGTCTTCGGCAAGGGCGAACGCATGTTCGACTTCCCCTGTCTGCAGCAtcatgatgacgatgactcCGACTCTGAGATGGAGAAGTACAAGCGCAAGCATTCGCTCATCGATGCCAAGCAACAGGTGGAATCCGGCAACTATAACAAACGCAAGCAATCGCTCATCGATGCCGATCGCGAGGAGCAGGCCCTCAAGGATGCCAAGCATTGA
- the LOC117574800 gene encoding uncharacterized protein LOC117574800 isoform X1, giving the protein MKRFACLNLRSVGLSIACLDALIAVCVLSLSSYHLYYDFMDLTQWQQAEVQITSPFGTFVATLVDYVLVHEFSQAFYMILTVTVWVKALINLIVACILVDGIKQRRLVCIAPWLINACASMVVEVAVFVSLELKIDEVDASIDRRIARSVLFGVFTVLNALFAYGIYALYRMLKTSTNENRALQESIVETSGMFQHIKV; this is encoded by the exons ATGAAACGCTTTGCCTGTTTGAATCTGCGCTCCGTTGGCTTAAGCATAGCCTGTTTGGATGCCCTAATCGCAGTTTGCGTCCTGAGCCTCTCCAGTTATCATTTGTACTATGATTTCATGGACTTGACGCAATGGCAGCAAGCCGAAGTGCAGATTACGAGTCCTTTTGGCACATTTGTCGCTACGTTGG TGGACTATGTGCTAGTGCACGAATTTAGTCAGGCTTTCTATATGATACTAACTGTGACTGTGTGGGTCAAAGCATTGATAAATCTGATTGTGGCATGCATTCTAGTCGATGGCATTAAACAG CGACGACTCGTCTGCATTGCCCCCTGGTTGATCAATGCGTGTGCCTCAATGGTCGTTGAGGTTGCCGTCTTCGTATCCTTGGAGCTGAAGATTGACGAAGTGGATGCCTCTATAGACCGACGCATAGCACGCAGTGTTCTGTTTGGCGTTTTTACAG TACTAAATGCGCTCTTTGCCTATGGAATTTATGCGCTTTATCGCATGCTGAAGACCTCGACAAACGAGAATCGTGCGCTGCAGGAGAGCATTGTGGAGACGTCGGGTATGTTTCAGCATATCAAGGTTTAA
- the LOC117576792 gene encoding organic cation transporter-like protein, with amino-acid sequence MDFDRVLEKCGNFGRFQFVILILYGYTNILSSLHYFSQTLITFTPEHWCSHSDLSGLSADSLRSIYSNITHPSCTLLESVDNGTGIAADGETCENWIFERESGYESLTTELQWVCDKSHQAAVGQSFFFVGSVVGTITFGYLADRIGRLPSMLMAALAGASGDFMTSFIHTLPWFAFSRFVSGVSTDTMYYLMYILVFEYLSPKRRTFGLNIILAVFYCFGLVTSPWAAIWIGNWRHYLWLASLPALGVLAYPIFICESAQWLLTKQRYDRAVQCLKWVAKFNGRQVEDSVFDEFIKHYREKANEEQKLRKHQDTFLGMFRTPRLRRFTLTLLVKSVIITLSYDVINRNMEGLGTSPFKLFSYTSINYLPAGCTILLLQNIIGRKGMACGALLVGGIITTVTGFLIAFLDPKENAVLLAIMIGLGRYGTTVSYDAEIQYAAEIIPTSVRGAAVSNIHVVGLASSSLAFYVIYLARFYKPLPSIFISCLMFFGAGLCLTLPETLHKKLPENLADGERFAMNESSLYFPCFHKRRESLTNNIENKSDA; translated from the exons ATGGATTTTGATCGGGTACTGGAGAAATGTGGGAACTTCGGACGTTTCCAATTTGTTATTCTCATATTGTACGGCTATACGAACATACTCAGTTCGTTGCATTATTTCTCGCAAACGCTCATCACATTTACTCCAGAGCATTG GTGCTCTCACAGTGATCTTAGTGGTCTCAGCGCTGACTCGTTGCGCTCCATTTATTCGAACATTACACATCCATCCTGCACGCTGCTCGAAAGTGTTGATAATGGCACCGGCATTGCAGCCGATGGCGAAACCTGCGAGAATTGGATCTTTGAGCGCGAAAGTGGCTACGAAAGCCTGACGACTGAACTGCAATGGGTTTGCGACAAGTCGCATCAAGCGGCTGTTGGACAATCGTTCTTCTTTGTGGGCTCCGTGGTGGGCACAATTACTTTTGGATATCTAGCCGATCGCATTGGTCGCTTGCCATCCATGCTAATGGCAGCACTTGCCGGTGCTTCAGGTGACTTTATGACCTCCTTTATACACACGCTGCCCTGGTTTGCTTTCTCAAGATTCGTTTCGGGGGTGTCCACCGATACCATGTACTACCTGATGTACATTCTGG TTTTCGAGTACCTCAGTCCTAAGCGTCGCACATTTGGACTCAACATCATTCTCGCCGTTTTCTACTGCTTTGGCCTGGTCACTTCGCCTTGGGCTGCCATCTGGATTGGCAACTGGCGGCACTATCTCTGGCTGGCCTCGCTGCCAGCACTTGGAGTACTTGCCTATCCGATCTTTATCTGCGAAAGTGCTCAATGGCTGCTCACAAAACAGCGATACGATCGTGCTGTTCAGTGTCTCAAATGGGTGGCCAAATTCAATGGACGCCAGGTTGAGGACTCTGTCTTCGATGAGTTCATCAAGCACTATCGTGAGAAGGCCAACGAAGAGCAAAAACTAAGAAAGCATCAGGACACATTCTTGGGAATGTTCAGAACACCCAGATTACGTagattcacactcacactgcTAGTAAAATC CGTCATCATAACGCTCTCCTACGATGTCATCAATCGTAATATGGAGGGTCTGGGCACCTCTCCCTTTAAGCTGTTCTCTTACACTTCGATCAACTATCTGCCAGCGGGTTGCACGATCCTCTTGCTCCAGAATATTATCGGTCGCAAGGGCATGGCCTGTGGTGCACTGCTTGTGGGTGGTATTATTACCACTGTAACGGGTTTCTTGATTGCTTTCTTGGATCCCAAAGAGAATGCAGTTCTATTGGCCATTATGATTGGCCTGGGGAGATACGGCACAACTGTTTCGTACGATGCTGAGATTCAATATGCCGCAGAAATAATACCAACCAGTGTGAGGGGCGCTGCTGTCTCTAATATTCATGTGGTGGGCTTGGCCTCCAGCTCACTGGCCTTCTATGTGATCTATTTGGCCAGGTTCTATAAGCCTTTGCCATCGATTTTCATCAGTTGCCTAATGTTCTTTGGTGCTGGCTTATGCCTAACTTTACCGGAAACTTTACACAA GAAACTGCCTGAAAACTTGGCTGATGGCGAGCGATTTGCCATGAACGAGAGTTCACTGTATTTCCCATGTTTTCACAAACGTCGCGAAAGCTTGAccaataatattgaaaataagtcTGATGCCTGA